One Corynebacterium efficiens YS-314 DNA segment encodes these proteins:
- the pabB gene encoding aminodeoxychorismate synthase component I — protein sequence MRVLIIDNYDSFTFNLATYVEEVTGAAPTVVPNDAQIDETLFDAVIISPGPGHPGVAADFGSCRGVIERGLVPVLGVCLGHQGIALAHGGAVGPAPVPVHGQVTRIHHDGSELFDAIPPQFDAVRYHSLVATDLPPELEVTARTGDGLIMALRHRELPQWGVQFHPESIGGQFGHRIMANFLSLARRQAHRWEITEHVVETSVDPAAVFETLFAGSEHAFWLDDPQGTTYMGDASGPHARIRTHRVGEGELFDWLRDDLRRNRVAPGVGFRLGWVGYLGYEMKAECGVDNRHASSHPDAHLIFADRAIAIEPGRVWLMALGEQGEWFAEMTAALGQLRPPRAAAAPAAQLTVRDDRDSYLDMIARAQELITRGESYEICLTTQLRAEVEVDPLAAYLALRAANPTSYGSFLQLGEMAVLSSSPERFITIDASGRVESKPIKGTRPRGSTEQEDAALIADLTDNPKDRAENLMIVDLVRNDLARGAQPATVQVEKLFDVETYATVHQLVSTITAQLEGKDPIDCVRAAFPGGSMTGAPKIRTMEIIDELETGPRGVYSGGLGYFSLDGAVDLSMVIRTVVYTPGVLEYGVGGAILALSDPAAEWEEIRVKSRPLLGLLGVEFP from the coding sequence GTGCGCGTACTGATCATCGACAATTATGATTCCTTCACCTTCAACCTCGCCACGTATGTGGAGGAGGTCACCGGTGCGGCACCGACGGTGGTGCCCAATGATGCGCAGATCGACGAGACGCTGTTCGACGCCGTCATCATCTCACCCGGCCCCGGCCACCCCGGGGTGGCGGCGGATTTCGGCAGCTGCCGCGGGGTGATCGAACGTGGTCTGGTCCCGGTCCTCGGGGTGTGCCTGGGGCATCAGGGCATCGCGCTCGCCCACGGCGGCGCGGTGGGCCCGGCGCCGGTCCCGGTGCACGGTCAGGTCACCCGCATCCACCACGACGGGTCCGAGCTTTTCGACGCCATCCCGCCCCAGTTCGACGCCGTCCGTTACCACTCCCTGGTGGCCACCGATCTGCCGCCGGAACTGGAGGTCACCGCGAGGACCGGGGACGGGCTGATCATGGCGCTGCGCCACCGCGAGCTGCCCCAGTGGGGTGTGCAGTTCCACCCGGAATCCATCGGCGGGCAGTTCGGGCACCGGATCATGGCGAATTTCCTGAGCCTGGCGCGTCGACAAGCGCACCGGTGGGAGATCACCGAGCATGTGGTGGAGACAAGCGTCGACCCGGCGGCGGTGTTCGAGACGCTCTTCGCCGGGTCGGAGCACGCGTTCTGGCTCGATGATCCGCAGGGCACCACCTATATGGGTGATGCCTCCGGGCCGCATGCACGGATCCGCACCCACCGGGTGGGGGAGGGGGAGCTGTTCGACTGGCTGCGTGATGATCTGCGTCGCAACCGCGTGGCCCCGGGGGTGGGTTTCCGCCTGGGGTGGGTGGGATACCTCGGGTATGAGATGAAGGCCGAATGCGGGGTGGACAATCGGCACGCCTCATCGCATCCCGATGCCCACCTGATCTTCGCCGACCGGGCCATCGCCATCGAACCCGGCCGCGTGTGGCTCATGGCGCTCGGTGAGCAGGGGGAGTGGTTCGCGGAGATGACCGCCGCCCTGGGGCAGCTGCGCCCACCCCGTGCCGCTGCCGCCCCGGCCGCCCAGCTCACCGTCCGGGATGACCGCGACAGCTACCTGGACATGATCGCCCGCGCCCAGGAGTTGATCACCCGCGGGGAGTCCTATGAGATCTGCCTGACCACCCAGCTGCGCGCGGAGGTGGAGGTGGATCCCCTCGCCGCCTATCTGGCGCTGCGGGCGGCCAACCCCACCTCCTATGGATCATTCCTGCAGCTGGGGGAGATGGCGGTGCTGAGCTCGTCGCCGGAACGGTTCATCACCATCGACGCCTCCGGACGTGTGGAATCCAAACCCATCAAGGGCACCCGCCCGCGGGGCAGTACCGAGCAGGAGGATGCGGCCTTGATCGCCGATCTCACCGACAACCCCAAGGACCGCGCCGAGAACCTCATGATCGTCGACCTGGTCCGCAATGATCTCGCCCGCGGGGCGCAACCGGCAACGGTGCAGGTGGAGAAGCTTTTCGACGTCGAGACCTACGCCACCGTCCACCAGCTCGTCAGCACCATTACCGCCCAGCTGGAGGGTAAGGACCCCATTGACTGCGTGCGGGCGGCGTTCCCCGGTGGTTCCATGACCGGTGCACCGAAGATCCGCACCATGGAGATCATCGACGAGCTGGAGACCGGCCCCCGTGGTGTCTATTCCGGTGGCCTGGGCTATTTCTCCCTTGATGGGGCGGTGGATCTGTCGATGGTGATCCGCACCGTGGTCTACACCCCCGGCGTCCTGGAGTACGGGGTCGGCGGGGCGATCCTGGCCCTGTCGGACCCCGCCGCAGAGTGGGAGGAGATCCGGGTGAAATCGAGGCCCCTGCTGGGTCTGCTCGGGGTGGAGTTCCCGTGA
- a CDS encoding aminotransferase class IV — MRHLRWEAGELVPGPVVEPEITTSFLLDHGRVVGLSAHQQRFAGWVPGVVPVGLFAAVRDALPRDGVWFPRIGWDSRDGHGRFGVTIRPAPPLRRTSSLWIPDLTDPRRRHTVKGPDLPVLSRLRALATDYHCDDALLIDAHGVVLEAANAALVFWRDPDTVILPARPVLASVTLRQTLPLWRDAGITVIRADTRQLQLPAWCGSALHGWTPVTHWGRGAGRIKAAPAPPVERWNKALWESAEKV; from the coding sequence GTGAGGCACCTGCGGTGGGAGGCCGGGGAACTGGTTCCCGGCCCGGTGGTGGAACCGGAGATCACCACGTCCTTCCTGCTGGATCACGGCCGGGTGGTGGGGTTGTCCGCCCACCAGCAGCGCTTCGCCGGCTGGGTGCCCGGTGTGGTGCCGGTGGGATTGTTCGCGGCGGTGCGTGACGCCCTGCCCCGCGATGGGGTGTGGTTCCCCCGGATCGGGTGGGACAGCCGGGATGGTCACGGCCGGTTCGGGGTGACCATCCGCCCCGCCCCGCCGTTGCGCCGCACCTCGAGCCTGTGGATACCCGACCTGACTGATCCCCGCCGACGGCACACCGTCAAGGGGCCGGACCTGCCCGTGCTATCCAGACTGCGCGCCCTGGCCACCGACTACCACTGTGATGATGCCCTGCTCATCGACGCGCACGGTGTGGTGCTGGAGGCCGCCAACGCCGCGCTGGTGTTCTGGCGGGATCCGGACACCGTCATCCTGCCGGCGCGTCCGGTGCTGGCATCGGTGACCCTGCGGCAGACCCTCCCGCTGTGGCGGGATGCTGGCATCACCGTCATCCGCGCTGATACCCGGCAGCTCCAGCTGCCGGCCTGGTGCGGCAGTGCACTGCACGGATGGACACCGGTGACCCACTGGGGCAGAGGTGCCGGGAGAATAAAAGCAGCGCCCGCCCCACCGGTTGAACGGTGGAACAAGGCGCTGTGGGAGAGTGCAGAAAAGGTCTAG
- a CDS encoding DUF5997 family protein: protein MKPQTAAKKLGLYLPATPEEFQNNALTHQEFNALQENPPEWLQTLRREGPHPRPVVAQKLGITIAALKKNDMDQPLTTAEIKALLENQPDWLRAARTQLAEGRTPAAEDESED, encoded by the coding sequence ATGAAGCCGCAGACCGCCGCCAAGAAACTCGGTCTGTACCTGCCCGCCACGCCAGAGGAGTTCCAGAACAATGCGCTGACCCACCAGGAGTTCAATGCATTGCAGGAAAATCCGCCGGAGTGGCTCCAGACCCTGCGCCGTGAGGGACCGCACCCGCGTCCCGTGGTCGCCCAGAAACTGGGCATCACCATCGCTGCACTGAAGAAGAACGACATGGACCAGCCCCTGACCACAGCTGAGATCAAGGCCCTGCTGGAAAACCAGCCGGACTGGTTGCGGGCCGCACGCACCCAGCTGGCCGAGGGTCGCACCCCGGCAGCCGAGGACGAATCCGAGGACTAG
- a CDS encoding GNAT family N-acetyltransferase, which produces MAETDFIIRPIREVDFPQVRAIYEMGLETGHASYERKGPTWKQFTRMKIMETVFVAAEKKDPDFVLGWVAAAPASTRAVFHGVVEDSIYIHPQGQGRGVGGALLDKLIEVCQDLHKWSIHSWIFPENVGSAKLHASRGFEKVATFHHLAKMPYGEMAGEWRDTDVWEKLLPKPDIRP; this is translated from the coding sequence ATGGCTGAGACCGACTTCATCATCCGACCGATCCGCGAGGTGGACTTCCCTCAGGTTCGGGCCATCTACGAGATGGGACTGGAAACCGGGCATGCGTCCTATGAACGCAAGGGCCCGACGTGGAAACAATTCACCCGCATGAAGATTATGGAAACCGTCTTCGTGGCCGCGGAGAAGAAGGATCCCGACTTCGTCCTGGGATGGGTGGCTGCAGCACCGGCATCAACCCGCGCGGTGTTCCACGGCGTGGTGGAGGATTCCATCTACATCCACCCGCAGGGGCAGGGACGCGGCGTGGGTGGCGCATTGTTGGACAAGCTCATCGAGGTCTGTCAGGACCTGCACAAATGGTCGATCCACTCCTGGATCTTCCCGGAGAACGTGGGATCCGCCAAGCTGCATGCCTCCCGGGGGTTTGAGAAGGTGGCCACCTTCCACCACCTGGCCAAGATGCCTTACGGGGAGATGGCCGGGGAATGGCGCGATACCGATGTCTGGGAGAAGCTGCTGCCCAAACCCGATATCAGGCCCTAG
- a CDS encoding biotin-dependent carboxyltransferase family protein, producing MSFTVISPGPQALFQDRGRFGFAGSGVGSSGSFDRLSAARANHLLGNDPNATVIEILIGSFELEVHAPATIVFTGTAATVMAVDRRGRSKNATTNTILEVEDGDLVRLENADHGMRAYLAVRGGFEVPKVLGSAATDLLSALGPPPIREGDQLTIARDIADKQWWPVLRQLPTVWRHPSMTETLTVIRGPRDRWFTDEALDGFFRQRFTVSADSNRIGIRLNAEKPLSRRIEGELKSEGMVRGSIQVPPGGHPVIFGPDHPVTGGYPVIAVLTARSADRCAQLWPGDRVRFTVQH from the coding sequence ATGAGTTTCACCGTCATCTCACCCGGGCCGCAGGCACTGTTCCAGGACCGGGGGCGTTTCGGGTTCGCCGGATCCGGGGTCGGTTCCTCCGGCTCCTTCGACCGGCTCTCCGCCGCCCGGGCCAACCATCTCCTGGGCAACGACCCCAATGCCACGGTCATCGAGATCCTCATCGGTTCCTTCGAACTGGAGGTCCACGCCCCCGCCACCATCGTGTTCACCGGTACCGCCGCCACCGTCATGGCGGTCGACCGGCGGGGACGATCCAAGAACGCCACCACCAACACCATCCTCGAGGTGGAGGACGGCGACCTGGTCCGCCTGGAGAACGCAGACCACGGCATGCGCGCCTACCTGGCTGTCAGAGGTGGTTTCGAGGTACCCAAGGTCCTCGGCTCCGCCGCCACCGACCTGCTCTCCGCACTCGGCCCGCCCCCGATCCGGGAGGGCGACCAGCTCACCATCGCCCGGGACATCGCGGATAAACAGTGGTGGCCGGTGCTACGGCAACTGCCCACCGTGTGGCGTCACCCCTCGATGACCGAAACCCTCACCGTCATCCGGGGCCCACGCGATCGGTGGTTCACCGACGAGGCCCTGGACGGGTTCTTCCGGCAGCGGTTCACGGTGTCGGCGGACTCCAACCGGATCGGCATCCGCCTGAATGCAGAAAAACCCCTGAGCCGCCGCATCGAGGGCGAACTCAAGAGTGAGGGTATGGTTCGTGGTTCCATCCAGGTGCCGCCCGGTGGGCACCCGGTGATCTTCGGGCCGGATCATCCGGTCACCGGTGGTTATCCCGTCATCGCTGTGCTGACAGCCCGCTCAGCTGACCGCTGCGCCCAGCTCTGGCCCGGTGACAGGGTCCGTTTCACAGTGCAGCACTAG
- a CDS encoding 5-oxoprolinase subunit B family protein, which yields MLARPCGDQAVLIDLLREDAEAVRGTVLDAVLSLHRVLTAQQVPGIIDMIPAAQTLLVTLDTRQISPARFVEILDAITLLPASTGGGVTRETVEIPVLYDGPDLAAVAELAGLTVAGLIRAHTETVWTAAFGGFAPGFYYLVPRGDRRLPDIPRRDQPRTKIPPGSVALAGEFSAVYPQPSPGGWQLLGTTDIPMWDVDRWQPSLLQAGDTVRFVEVTP from the coding sequence GTGCTCGCTAGACCATGCGGGGATCAGGCGGTGCTCATCGACCTGCTGCGTGAGGATGCCGAGGCCGTCCGCGGCACCGTCCTGGATGCTGTCCTGTCGCTGCACCGCGTGCTGACCGCCCAGCAGGTGCCCGGCATCATCGACATGATCCCGGCCGCGCAGACCCTCCTGGTCACCCTGGACACCCGCCAGATCAGCCCGGCCCGCTTCGTGGAGATCCTCGACGCGATCACCCTGTTGCCCGCCTCCACCGGCGGGGGTGTCACCCGGGAGACGGTGGAGATCCCGGTGCTTTACGACGGCCCGGACCTCGCCGCGGTTGCCGAACTCGCGGGACTCACCGTCGCCGGGTTGATCCGGGCCCACACCGAGACGGTGTGGACCGCCGCCTTCGGCGGCTTCGCCCCCGGGTTCTACTACCTGGTCCCCCGTGGTGACCGGCGCCTCCCGGACATCCCCCGCAGGGATCAACCCCGCACCAAGATCCCCCCGGGTTCGGTGGCGCTCGCCGGCGAATTCAGTGCTGTCTATCCCCAGCCGTCACCGGGTGGGTGGCAGCTACTCGGCACCACCGACATCCCCATGTGGGATGTCGACCGGTGGCAGCCCTCCCTGCTGCAGGCCGGCGACACCGTCCGTTTCGTGGAGGTCACCCCATGA